The Providencia sp. PROV188 genome includes a region encoding these proteins:
- the dpiA gene encoding two-component response regulator DpiA — MAKIKILIVEDELLLAEMHAEYIKAYPACDKVWLAGNLAEARKMIEYMKPDLILLDNYLPDGKGIDLVHELLQERNSADIVFTTAASDMETVSEAIRLGVFDYLVKPIAYERLGQTLDRYIQRKSVLQGANKTNQSQIDDMFNTYARGESKEELPTGIDAITLDKVLALFAVPDAEYTAESIAETIKLSRTTARRYLEYCLAQRKIEAEIEYGKVGRPQRIYRGSH, encoded by the coding sequence ATAAAAATCCTCATTGTCGAAGATGAACTGCTCCTTGCGGAGATGCACGCGGAGTACATTAAAGCTTATCCTGCTTGTGATAAAGTCTGGCTTGCGGGAAATCTTGCGGAAGCAAGAAAAATGATTGAGTACATGAAGCCTGACTTGATTCTGTTGGATAACTATTTACCTGACGGGAAAGGAATTGATTTAGTTCATGAACTACTTCAGGAGCGCAATAGTGCGGATATTGTATTCACCACCGCCGCTAGTGATATGGAGACAGTCTCTGAGGCGATTCGTCTAGGAGTATTTGATTATTTGGTTAAGCCGATAGCTTATGAGCGTTTAGGGCAAACGTTAGATCGCTATATTCAGCGTAAATCGGTTTTGCAGGGCGCCAATAAAACCAATCAAAGCCAGATTGATGACATGTTTAATACCTATGCCCGTGGTGAGAGCAAAGAAGAGCTACCGACTGGGATTGATGCTATTACGCTTGATAAAGTGCTCGCGTTATTTGCAGTACCCGATGCGGAATATACGGCAGAGTCGATTGCAGAAACCATAAAATTAAGCCGCACTACCGCCCGCCGTTATTTAGAGTATTGTTTAGCCCAACGTAAGATTGAAGCGGAAATTGAATACGGCAAAGTAGGGCGCCCCCAGCGGATATATCGGGGTAGTCATTAG
- a CDS encoding ATP-grasp domain-containing protein — translation MNVLILGARAPACLEWARAFNEAGWTVSVGDSLSQPLSRFSCSVQHYIRLPEPRQNPIVWVEALAAAIENQHIDLLLPTCEEVFYLAYGLERLQPLCRVLTSDFPLLHRLHHKGDFAAMTNGWSLAAPETHLLTDSQALLAFAGDAASWVFKPAYSRFASQTLIRPSAQQLNKIQPTQTEPWVAQRFIKGREFCSFSVLVDGDLRAHSCYHPRYRVGRGSGIYFQPSAPEQVRQFIEYFGRETGYNGQVGFDFIQDKNGCFHVLECNPRATSGVHLFDNQRRLLVNSLSHPSEQILEPTLEPRMIALAMLLFAAPRRALSPTLWRDYAAARDVIVQKGDWWPLITQVGSLTEIVARAVSRRCGLLTASTADIEWNGQPLDERTP, via the coding sequence ATGAACGTACTGATCCTTGGCGCTCGTGCGCCGGCCTGTCTAGAATGGGCGCGAGCGTTTAATGAGGCAGGATGGACTGTCAGCGTCGGTGATTCGCTCAGCCAGCCGCTGAGCCGTTTTAGTTGCTCCGTGCAACATTATATCCGCTTACCTGAACCTCGACAGAACCCGATAGTTTGGGTTGAAGCCCTTGCGGCGGCGATCGAAAATCAACATATCGACCTACTGCTACCCACTTGCGAAGAAGTGTTTTATTTGGCCTACGGTCTTGAACGCTTGCAGCCGTTGTGTCGGGTGTTAACCAGTGACTTTCCACTGTTGCATCGTTTGCATCATAAAGGGGATTTTGCAGCCATGACGAACGGCTGGTCTTTAGCCGCTCCTGAAACCCATTTACTGACAGACAGCCAAGCATTACTCGCCTTCGCGGGCGATGCTGCAAGCTGGGTATTCAAACCTGCGTATTCGCGCTTTGCCTCACAAACCTTGATCCGTCCATCAGCCCAACAGCTAAATAAAATACAGCCCACTCAGACTGAGCCTTGGGTAGCGCAGCGATTTATCAAAGGACGGGAGTTTTGCAGTTTTAGTGTCTTGGTTGATGGTGATCTACGCGCCCACAGCTGTTATCACCCACGCTATCGAGTGGGCCGTGGCTCAGGGATCTATTTCCAACCGAGTGCACCAGAACAGGTACGACAATTTATTGAGTATTTTGGACGAGAGACCGGCTATAACGGACAAGTAGGGTTCGATTTTATTCAAGACAAAAATGGTTGTTTCCATGTGCTGGAGTGCAACCCAAGAGCGACCAGTGGTGTGCACTTGTTCGACAACCAGCGACGGTTACTAGTGAATAGCTTGAGTCACCCATCCGAGCAGATCCTTGAACCGACATTAGAGCCTCGAATGATCGCATTGGCGATGCTGTTATTTGCCGCACCACGACGAGCCCTTAGCCCAACGCTCTGGCGTGATTATGCCGCCGCTCGCGATGTTATCGTGCAAAAAGGTGACTGGTGGCCGTTGATAACACAAGTCGGAAGCCTCACGGAAATTGTTGCTCGGGCGGTATCTCGACGCTGTGGATTATTAACGGCATCTACGGCAGATATTGAATGGAATGGTCAGCCACTAGATGAGCGTACGCCATGA
- a CDS encoding GNAT family N-acetyltransferase — MRLLFEDQIVSENASSNDSLARCYVRACASECLIGNVSTKMVLLDTRTQQFPVSITDGNEPDDNCYVVSPQTAYSGYAREEIKRLGHPYLTWPLKLLTQAVERLLNAGKVNKLVQVNNWLLSTNLYPDDWDVTELPAITALLRQNFPEHGIGFRSLNDFSNRALRQSLQNHGYLCIPSRQVYLFDGRAGEQALFLKHHNTRLDATLLRRSPYTVVPGNELNDDDFKRIEHLYNLLYLDKYCTLNPHYSAQWMQQGQREGWLEIRALRNAEGRIDGALGWFSSSTVISTPIVGYDTALPQRLGLYRQLTRLCLQEAAERRQVLNFSSGAAEFKRLRGGEPQIEYSLVYVAHLSWGRRLVWKVLSALLHGIGVPMMRKLKL, encoded by the coding sequence ATGAGATTATTGTTCGAAGATCAAATCGTTAGTGAGAACGCTAGCTCGAATGATAGCTTGGCTCGGTGCTATGTGCGTGCTTGTGCCAGCGAGTGCTTGATAGGTAATGTCAGCACGAAAATGGTGTTGCTCGATACGAGGACGCAGCAATTTCCGGTCAGTATCACGGACGGCAATGAACCCGACGACAACTGCTATGTGGTGTCCCCCCAAACAGCCTACAGTGGTTATGCCCGCGAGGAAATCAAACGCCTTGGTCACCCCTATCTGACTTGGCCGTTGAAGCTGCTGACTCAAGCTGTCGAACGCTTACTAAATGCGGGTAAGGTCAACAAATTGGTGCAGGTAAACAACTGGTTACTATCGACCAATCTTTATCCAGATGATTGGGATGTTACTGAATTACCGGCAATCACGGCACTGCTGAGGCAAAACTTTCCTGAGCATGGAATTGGTTTTCGTTCGCTTAATGATTTCAGTAATCGTGCATTGCGCCAAAGCCTACAAAATCACGGATACTTGTGTATACCTAGCCGACAAGTTTACTTATTTGATGGTCGAGCAGGGGAGCAAGCGCTGTTTCTCAAACACCACAATACTCGGCTGGATGCCACTTTATTGCGGCGCAGCCCATATACCGTCGTACCTGGTAACGAATTGAATGATGACGATTTCAAAAGAATAGAGCATCTTTATAACCTGCTTTATTTGGATAAATATTGCACACTGAATCCCCATTATAGTGCGCAATGGATGCAGCAGGGACAGCGTGAGGGTTGGCTAGAAATCCGCGCTTTACGTAACGCAGAAGGGCGTATTGACGGCGCATTGGGTTGGTTTTCATCTTCCACTGTGATCAGCACGCCAATAGTGGGTTATGACACCGCGTTACCCCAACGGCTTGGGCTGTATCGACAATTGACTCGTTTGTGCTTGCAAGAAGCGGCTGAGCGTCGTCAGGTGCTGAACTTTAGCTCTGGCGCGGCTGAGTTCAAGCGCTTGCGGGGTGGTGAGCCACAGATCGAATACAGCCTAGTCTACGTCGCCCATTTATCTTGGGGACGACGCCTTGTATGGAAGGTGCTGAGTGCTCTGTTACATGGTATCGGTGTGCCGATGATGAGGAAGCTAAAACTGTGA
- a CDS encoding Rieske 2Fe-2S domain-containing protein, whose amino-acid sequence MKPFEHRWWPVAISDKLRNQPVACQLHDTPLVLFRDNDGHAAALPDRCPHRFAPLSAGKVCDGLIECPYHGWQFSADGRCTRVPGTELAAGSKPLLESFPCCEAHGLVWISLSMERPQIPPVAPSDNSQRVDTFWITDEVQCSLQDAAENFLDGFHTHFVHSGWIRHDRQRQQISVRVRPLADGVEAVYSEEGKQSGFISRLFERDRGVSMGRFRLPCLAEIEYRDRSDELNLLVSAWLVPCGNEQLRLFARIATRQGKLPAVIKRYVLSKLFRVILRQDRQILEKVSANKLRFQGTLPTPLDGEQDLLGPSIRQLLEDGEPLMFEERKFCFRL is encoded by the coding sequence GTGAAGCCGTTTGAACATCGATGGTGGCCTGTGGCTATCAGCGACAAATTGCGAAACCAACCGGTGGCTTGCCAGCTACATGACACCCCGCTGGTGCTGTTTCGCGACAATGACGGGCATGCTGCTGCGCTACCCGATCGTTGTCCGCATCGTTTTGCACCATTGAGCGCGGGAAAAGTTTGTGATGGGCTGATTGAATGTCCTTATCATGGCTGGCAGTTTTCTGCCGATGGGCGTTGTACGCGAGTGCCTGGTACTGAACTTGCGGCGGGAAGTAAGCCGCTGCTTGAGAGTTTTCCTTGTTGCGAAGCTCACGGGCTAGTTTGGATTAGCCTGAGCATGGAGCGTCCGCAGATCCCGCCAGTTGCTCCTTCCGATAACTCGCAGAGAGTCGATACATTTTGGATCACCGATGAAGTGCAGTGTTCGCTGCAAGACGCCGCAGAGAATTTTCTCGATGGTTTTCACACCCATTTTGTTCACTCTGGCTGGATCCGTCACGACCGGCAACGGCAACAAATCAGCGTCCGAGTTCGCCCTCTGGCTGATGGCGTCGAAGCCGTGTATAGCGAAGAGGGCAAACAGTCAGGATTTATTTCTCGATTGTTTGAACGTGACCGCGGTGTCAGTATGGGGCGTTTTCGTCTGCCGTGTCTGGCAGAAATTGAGTACCGTGACCGTAGTGACGAGCTCAATCTGCTGGTTAGCGCTTGGTTAGTACCTTGTGGAAATGAGCAGTTACGCCTATTTGCACGAATAGCGACTCGGCAGGGCAAGCTTCCGGCAGTCATTAAACGTTATGTATTGAGCAAGTTATTCCGCGTGATCCTCCGTCAAGACCGCCAAATATTGGAAAAAGTCAGCGCCAATAAATTGCGTTTTCAAGGAACCTTACCGACACCGCTCGATGGTGAGCAAGATCTACTAGGGCCAAGTATTCGCCAATTACTTGAAGATGGTGAGCCGCTGATGTTTGAGGAGCGGAAGTTCTGTTTTCGGCTTTAA
- a CDS encoding helix-turn-helix transcriptional regulator, which produces MELYNFTLTLSGVQMETEGLAGALYTNGCDDALICYYGSSVYLEFDREAKSLDLAIKSAINDIETAGIGAVVESVDSALVGLSDIAQLSGLTRQAIALLKDGSRGKGDFPCPIQRISGQSPLWDWSDVAKWLNDSGRLDSKGVQAREQLVCNAHILSKWNLALRMRSFGNIKEVESIAYSLIS; this is translated from the coding sequence ATGGAACTCTACAATTTCACCCTAACGTTATCAGGTGTTCAAATGGAGACAGAGGGACTTGCGGGTGCTCTGTATACCAACGGCTGTGATGATGCGCTAATTTGCTACTACGGTAGTTCAGTGTATTTAGAATTTGACAGAGAAGCGAAAAGCTTAGATTTAGCAATCAAATCAGCGATTAATGACATTGAAACGGCAGGTATTGGGGCTGTCGTTGAGTCGGTGGACTCGGCTCTAGTTGGTTTGAGTGATATTGCCCAACTTTCCGGTTTAACTCGCCAAGCCATTGCTTTACTAAAAGACGGCTCACGAGGTAAAGGTGATTTCCCTTGTCCTATCCAACGTATTAGTGGTCAATCACCACTTTGGGATTGGTCAGACGTTGCTAAATGGTTGAATGATAGCGGCCGCCTCGACAGTAAAGGCGTTCAGGCTCGAGAACAGTTGGTGTGTAATGCACATATATTGAGTAAGTGGAACCTTGCGTTAAGAATGCGGTCATTTGGAAACATTAAAGAAGTAGAATCAATCGCATATTCACTTATTTCATAA
- a CDS encoding glutathione peroxidase, with protein sequence MTHFYQLTATSLGGQRISMADYAGKVVLVVNTASHCGFTPQYEGLEALYKKYSDQGLVVLGFPCNQFGKQEPGGAEEIEQTCYINYGVSFPMFEKIDVNGSAAHPVFRYLKSELPGLLGGRIMWNFTKFLIGRDGKPLKRFAPFTTPEKMEAAIVAALGI encoded by the coding sequence ATGACCCACTTTTATCAACTAACAGCAACGAGCCTTGGTGGGCAGCGCATTTCTATGGCGGACTACGCGGGTAAGGTGGTTTTAGTTGTAAATACAGCTAGCCATTGTGGTTTTACACCGCAATACGAAGGTCTTGAAGCACTCTACAAAAAATATTCAGATCAGGGTTTGGTGGTGCTTGGCTTTCCTTGCAACCAATTCGGGAAACAGGAACCTGGCGGCGCAGAGGAAATCGAGCAAACCTGTTACATTAATTACGGTGTGAGCTTTCCGATGTTCGAGAAAATAGACGTCAATGGAAGTGCAGCGCACCCAGTATTTCGTTATCTAAAAAGTGAGTTGCCGGGGCTGTTGGGTGGCCGGATTATGTGGAATTTCACCAAATTCCTGATTGGACGCGATGGTAAACCGCTAAAGCGTTTCGCTCCGTTTACGACCCCTGAAAAAATGGAAGCGGCGATAGTTGCCGCACTTGGAATTTGA
- a CDS encoding tetratricopeptide repeat protein, whose protein sequence is MKQFIFPFIIFCSLFINMSHAKTVAPVAPSSIVDEKTLTQLADSGQAEAQFNLAMFYQSHGQLDKAAYWYKLSASQNFTKAQINLALMYQQGAGIGKNPKEMLLWMEAAANAGDPIGQMNMAEYTLEGIPNLLEKNPQQALSWLEKAAAQQLPAAQLTLAYWYEKGVIGDKDPQKANQIYLALAEKNQPQALYLLGYQAATGMYDKVNYPAAFQYFTRSAELGFSPAQNSLGMLYLAGQGTKRDTASAIKWLTQAAQQGEVSAQFNLALIYARGDGITADQAKACQWFIKAANQRSRDAQYASGACYQYGMGVSQDDTKALYWYRLAAKQGDERAQKKVMIMENELQNSGTGK, encoded by the coding sequence GTGAAACAGTTTATCTTCCCCTTCATTATCTTTTGCTCGCTTTTTATTAACATGAGCCATGCTAAAACTGTCGCCCCTGTTGCACCTTCTTCAATTGTGGATGAAAAAACACTCACGCAATTAGCCGATAGCGGGCAAGCTGAAGCTCAGTTTAATTTAGCGATGTTTTATCAATCTCACGGTCAGTTAGATAAAGCCGCCTATTGGTATAAACTTTCTGCCAGTCAAAATTTTACCAAGGCACAAATCAACCTCGCCCTGATGTACCAGCAAGGGGCTGGCATCGGTAAAAATCCCAAAGAGATGTTGCTTTGGATGGAAGCGGCAGCCAACGCAGGCGACCCTATTGGTCAAATGAATATGGCGGAATATACTCTAGAAGGTATTCCAAACCTGTTAGAGAAAAATCCACAACAAGCATTAAGCTGGCTAGAAAAAGCCGCAGCACAACAGTTACCCGCAGCGCAGCTAACTTTAGCTTATTGGTATGAAAAAGGCGTAATCGGAGATAAAGATCCCCAAAAAGCCAATCAAATCTACCTCGCACTGGCTGAGAAAAATCAGCCACAAGCGCTCTATTTATTAGGTTATCAAGCAGCAACGGGGATGTATGACAAAGTCAATTACCCCGCTGCGTTTCAGTATTTTACGCGCTCTGCGGAATTAGGTTTCTCTCCCGCACAAAATAGCTTAGGTATGCTCTACTTAGCAGGGCAAGGCACCAAACGCGATACCGCTTCCGCCATTAAGTGGTTAACCCAAGCCGCTCAGCAAGGGGAAGTGTCCGCCCAATTTAATTTAGCGTTAATTTATGCTCGAGGTGATGGCATCACCGCTGACCAAGCTAAAGCCTGCCAGTGGTTTATCAAGGCCGCCAACCAACGCAGCCGCGATGCACAGTATGCCAGCGGAGCGTGCTATCAATATGGAATGGGCGTATCGCAAGATGATACGAAAGCCTTATATTGGTATCGGCTCGCCGCGAAACAAGGCGACGAGCGCGCCCAAAAGAAAGTGATGATTATGGAAAATGAGTTACAGAATTCGGGGACAGGGAAATAG
- the dtpA gene encoding dipeptide/tripeptide permease DtpA, giving the protein MSTTNNKEEVSLNAFKQPRSFYLIFSIELWERFGYYGLQGILPIYLSQVLGMSEAESITLFAAFSALVYGFVAIGGWLGDKVLGTKRAIVLGTVVLIVGYAFVAYSGHDVSMVYLGLATIAVGNGLFKANPSSLLSTCYDKNDPRLDGAFTMYYMSVNIGSFFSMLATPWLAKHYGWDVAFSLSVVGLIITLINFYMCKKWVADHGSKPDFAPVVISKLLMTIVGVVALIAISNWLLHNLGIARAALAVISLGILVIFIKEMMALKGIARRRMVVALILMLEAIVFFVLYSQMPTSLNFFALHNVEHEVFGFAIEPAQYQALNPLWIMIGSPILAAIYNKMGDNLPMPHKFAIGMLLCSAAFLVLPLGAKFANEAGIVSVQWLVICYGFQSIGELMISGLGLAMVAQLVPQRLMGFIMGAWFLTNSAAAFIAGYVASMAAAPQGEITSKVESLAVYSDVFMKIGLVTGAIAIVMVFTAPLLNRMTQEQH; this is encoded by the coding sequence GTGTCCACAACAAATAACAAAGAGGAAGTCAGTCTTAACGCGTTTAAGCAACCTCGTTCATTCTATCTCATCTTTTCTATCGAACTCTGGGAACGTTTTGGTTACTACGGTCTTCAGGGGATCCTCCCAATTTATCTCAGCCAAGTGCTTGGCATGTCGGAAGCGGAATCTATCACGCTGTTCGCGGCATTCTCTGCACTGGTTTATGGCTTCGTTGCCATCGGTGGTTGGTTAGGGGATAAAGTTTTAGGGACTAAGCGCGCGATTGTCCTTGGGACGGTAGTGTTGATTGTCGGTTATGCCTTCGTTGCCTACTCTGGGCATGATGTGTCGATGGTTTACCTCGGTCTAGCTACCATCGCGGTAGGTAACGGTCTGTTTAAAGCGAACCCATCATCATTATTATCTACCTGTTATGACAAAAATGACCCACGTTTGGACGGTGCATTCACCATGTACTATATGTCCGTTAACATTGGTTCATTCTTCTCAATGCTGGCAACGCCATGGTTAGCCAAACATTACGGTTGGGATGTCGCATTCTCCCTCAGCGTAGTGGGTCTGATCATCACCTTAATTAACTTCTACATGTGCAAAAAATGGGTCGCAGACCACGGTTCAAAACCGGACTTTGCACCTGTTGTTATCTCCAAATTACTGATGACTATCGTCGGTGTGGTTGCACTGATTGCGATTTCAAACTGGTTACTGCACAACTTAGGTATTGCACGTGCGGCACTGGCGGTGATTTCTCTGGGTATTTTAGTTATCTTTATCAAAGAGATGATGGCACTTAAAGGTATTGCTCGTCGCCGTATGGTGGTCGCATTGATCCTGATGCTCGAAGCAATTGTTTTCTTCGTACTGTATAGCCAAATGCCAACCTCACTGAACTTCTTCGCACTGCATAACGTAGAGCACGAAGTTTTCGGTTTTGCGATTGAGCCTGCTCAGTATCAAGCCTTAAACCCATTATGGATTATGATTGGTAGCCCAATTTTGGCGGCAATCTATAACAAAATGGGCGATAACTTACCGATGCCACATAAATTCGCTATCGGGATGTTACTGTGTTCAGCGGCGTTCTTAGTACTGCCATTAGGGGCAAAATTTGCGAACGAAGCGGGTATTGTTTCTGTTCAATGGTTGGTTATCTGCTACGGTTTCCAAAGTATCGGTGAGCTGATGATTTCAGGTTTGGGTCTGGCGATGGTGGCACAGTTAGTTCCACAACGTCTGATGGGCTTTATCATGGGCGCATGGTTCTTAACTAACTCTGCAGCGGCATTTATCGCGGGTTATGTTGCTTCTATGGCAGCAGCGCCTCAAGGTGAGATCACCAGCAAAGTTGAATCACTGGCTGTCTACAGTGATGTCTTTATGAAGATTGGTCTGGTAACGGGTGCAATTGCTATTGTGATGGTATTTACCGCGCCGTTATTAAACCGTATGACGCAAGAACAGCATTAA
- the glpX gene encoding class II fructose-bisphosphatase, with protein sequence MSDELASAIASVTEVAAIAAFEWVGKQDKNAADNAAVEAMRNRLNEIDFHGKIVIGEGEIDEAPMLYIGEQVGKQSSEHHLDIAVDPIDGTRMVACNEHNAIAVLAAAPTGTLLQAPDMYMEKMVVGAAAKDAVHLKNPLEKNLEFLSAALDKPISMLNIAILDKPRHQHIIKTIRNFGANVITIPDGDVLASLLTILPEHPIDMMYGIGGAPEGIISAAIARALGGDMQARLVPRNKAKEDTEQNKLLAAQEAIRCQQMGIEIGEILTLDMMVNTSDVIFSATAITPTVLMNGISNDLHSRSASTILVNGNNRSMKLISNRYFK encoded by the coding sequence ATTAGCGATGAACTCGCGTCTGCTATCGCATCAGTGACGGAAGTTGCCGCCATTGCCGCGTTTGAATGGGTAGGGAAACAAGATAAGAATGCAGCGGATAACGCTGCGGTTGAAGCCATGCGAAATCGACTTAATGAGATTGATTTTCATGGAAAAATCGTAATTGGCGAAGGGGAAATTGACGAAGCCCCAATGCTGTATATTGGTGAACAAGTCGGCAAGCAATCTAGCGAACATCATTTAGATATCGCAGTCGACCCCATTGATGGCACCCGTATGGTGGCATGTAATGAGCACAATGCGATTGCCGTTTTGGCGGCAGCCCCAACAGGAACATTACTGCAAGCCCCCGATATGTATATGGAGAAAATGGTCGTCGGCGCAGCAGCAAAAGATGCCGTTCACCTAAAAAATCCATTAGAGAAGAACCTCGAATTTCTCTCTGCCGCATTGGATAAACCCATTTCCATGCTCAACATTGCCATTCTCGATAAACCTCGCCACCAGCACATTATTAAAACCATCCGTAATTTTGGCGCTAATGTCATCACTATCCCTGATGGCGATGTTCTGGCATCACTACTGACAATCTTACCTGAGCACCCTATTGATATGATGTATGGTATCGGCGGTGCACCAGAAGGCATTATTAGTGCAGCCATTGCCCGCGCATTAGGTGGCGACATGCAAGCACGCCTTGTTCCACGTAACAAAGCCAAAGAAGACACCGAACAAAATAAACTGTTAGCGGCGCAAGAAGCCATTCGTTGCCAACAGATGGGCATCGAAATTGGGGAAATTTTAACGTTGGATATGATGGTGAATACGTCCGATGTAATTTTCTCGGCAACTGCTATCACCCCAACAGTACTGATGAATGGTATCTCGAATGATCTGCATAGCCGCAGCGCGAGCACCATTTTAGTCAACGGCAATAACCGCTCCATGAAGTTAATTAGTAATCGCTATTTTAAATAG
- a CDS encoding AEC family transporter: protein MLLHIILEALSPIVLGLAVGWLSGKYGFVKREYSQAFADFVVKIALPFALFLAAVQAPPSVLLNVDYLIALAVGLIASYVIGFVVGKVFFRHNKTDAAMQALSVSFPDMAYCGPPVLLATVGSSGLIAMVLGNLIYTVIIIPFTLLMISGSANGNGILKSVGKAVIQPLVFLPVLGAILAICGVKLPEILQNSVNELGKTAGGVALFFLGLLLSGIKLTINKEIIFNVFVKNFVQAALILGTGLALGLQSDLLKAAFIIGVLPTATAVPALAISNKAYTETSAGTVLLSTIAALISIIGGITIVEML, encoded by the coding sequence ATGTTATTACATATAATACTTGAAGCCCTAAGCCCCATCGTACTCGGTCTTGCCGTAGGGTGGTTATCGGGTAAATATGGCTTCGTGAAACGGGAATATTCGCAAGCGTTTGCTGACTTTGTTGTCAAAATCGCCTTACCATTCGCATTATTCCTTGCTGCCGTTCAAGCCCCACCTTCAGTTTTACTGAATGTTGATTACTTGATAGCGCTCGCAGTCGGGTTAATTGCATCCTATGTCATTGGTTTTGTAGTCGGTAAAGTATTTTTCCGCCACAATAAAACCGATGCTGCGATGCAAGCATTGTCTGTTTCATTCCCGGATATGGCGTACTGTGGACCACCTGTTTTACTGGCAACTGTCGGTTCATCCGGCTTAATTGCCATGGTTCTCGGTAACTTAATTTATACCGTCATCATAATTCCATTTACCTTATTGATGATCAGTGGATCCGCGAATGGTAACGGTATTCTGAAATCTGTCGGTAAAGCCGTTATTCAACCATTAGTTTTCCTGCCTGTTTTAGGGGCAATTCTGGCAATTTGTGGCGTAAAATTACCTGAAATTCTACAAAACTCAGTCAATGAACTCGGGAAAACGGCAGGTGGTGTGGCTCTCTTCTTCCTCGGTTTATTGCTTTCAGGTATTAAACTCACAATCAATAAAGAAATTATCTTTAACGTTTTTGTGAAAAACTTTGTACAGGCGGCGCTTATTCTTGGAACCGGCCTCGCATTAGGATTACAAAGTGATTTATTAAAAGCGGCATTTATTATCGGTGTGTTACCGACGGCAACAGCTGTACCAGCGTTAGCTATCAGTAATAAAGCCTATACTGAAACCTCTGCGGGAACCGTATTACTCAGTACCATTGCGGCATTGATTTCAATTATTGGCGGGATCACCATCGTCGAAATGCTGTAA